A window of Kribbella sp. NBC_00382 genomic DNA:
GCGGTCTTGTGGACCTCCGCGAGGAGCCGGACACAGTCTTCGAGGTCGGCCGCCGTGCGGGTCCGAATCAGGATGCTCGTCATTTCGGGCATCGTTTCATGCTGGACCGGAACCGATCCACGCGGTAAATCGTTGAGAGAACAGGTTGTTTTCTCTGTGTGAGGCGAGATGCGCGTACCCCTCTGGCTTCGGCGTACGGCGGTGGCGGCCGGCGTCGGGATCGGCACGTCCGGACTGCTGGCCGGTGTGATCATGCTCGGCCCGCTGGCCTCGTCGATCCTGCTCGCCGTGGTGCTCGCGCTGATCTGGCCGCTGGCGGCGGTGATCAAGTACCTCGCCGACGAGACCCCGTACCAGTCCCCGCTGCTCGTCGCGGCCGCGGCTGCCGGCGCTGTGCTCGCGGTGCCGGGGCTGATCCGGTTGCTCAGCTGGGGTGCGCTCGGGTTCGTGATCGCGATGATCGCGGCGGTCATCTTCGTGCTGGTCGACCTCGCGCTGCCGGACACCCGTCGCGAGCGGCGGCCCCGGCGTCGGCGGCTGGGCGGCGGGCGGTTGGGTCGACGGCGCCGCGACGCGGAGTACGGGGGACTGATGAAGCTGACGCATGCGGAGCACCTCGAGGACGAGAAGCTGATCGCCTCGCTCCAGTGCCCGCTCACGATCGAGGAGCTGTGCGGGGTCTGGGGCGAAACGACCACGACGCTCGCGCAGGGGGCCGGGCCGCGGGATCGGCAGGCTGTCGCCGAGGTACGCCGGATCTGCCTGGACGAGTTCGAGCGGCGCAACCCCGACGGCTTCCAGCGCTGGCTCGACGCCGGGGCGCCCGCGGACCCCGGCGTCTACCTACTGCCTTAGTTCTTGTCGAGTACTGCTGTCACAGCAGTCGCCGTACTGCGCGCTGACGCCGGGTTCTGCCCGGTGACCAGGCGGCCGTCGGTGACGACCTGGTCGGTGAAGTCGGCGGCCGGGTGGTGGATCGCGCCGCGGGCGGTCAGCTCGTCGGCGAGCAGGAACGGGACGACCTCGGTGAGGCCGACCGCGTTCTCCTCGGAGTTGGTGAAGCCGGCGACGTTCTTGCCGTCGATCAGGTAGCTGCCGTCGGAGAGCTTGAGCTCGACCAGCCCGGCCGGGCCGTGGCAGACCGCCGCGACGACGCCGCCGTTCTCGTAGATCCCGGCCGCGAGCGAGGCCAGCTCCTTGGCGCCGGGGAAGTCCCACATCGCGCCGTGCCCGCCCGCGTAGAAGATCGCGTCGTAGTCGGTGGCGGTCAGCTCGGCGGCCGTCTTGGTGTGCTCGACGTCCGCCTCGGCGAAGAACTGCTTCTGGTCCGGGTCGGCCTCGTCGGCGCCGTCGACCGGCGGCTTGCCACCGGCGACCGAGACCAGGTCGACGTCGTAGCCGGCGTTCTTGAAGACGGTCCACGGCTCGGCTGCCTCGCCGGCATAGAAACCAGTACTCCGGCCGGTGTCGCCGAGCTGGGAGTGGCTGGTGAGGGCAATCAGTACGCGTGTCATGTGGTCCATCATTGCCGGGCGACCCATCGGAGACCAATAGGCATTCGATGGGTCAGGCATAGGATTCCTGATGTGACGATCTCGCTCGACCTGCTGCGGAGCTTCCTGGCGATCCACCGGGCCGGGTCGATCACGGCGGGCGCGGAGCAGCTGGGGTTGTCGCAGCCGACCGTGACGGCGCATCTCCAGGCGCTGGAGACGGCGGTCGGGCGGCCGTTGTTCGAGCGGCGGGCGCGCGGCGTACTGGCGACTGCCGCGGGTGATGAGCTGGCCCGGCGGATCGCCGACCCGATCGACACGCTCCAAGGCCTGGTGGTCGACGAGCTGGACGAACCGGTCGCCGCGACGGTCCACCTCGGCGGCCCGGCCGACTACATCAGTCATCAGGTACTGCCCGCGCTGGCTGGCCGCCTCGCAGATGGCCTTGTCCTGCGTACCCGCTTCGGCCTTCCGGACGAGCTGCTTGCCGGGTTGCTGGACCGCTCGCTGGACGTCGTCATCAGCTCGGTCCGCCCGCGCCGCCCCGGCGTACAGGTGACGCCGCTCTACGACGAAACCTTCGCCCTGGTGGCCGCGCCCCGCTGGTACTCCGGTACTCCGGTGAGCGCGCCCGACCAGCTGCGCCACATCCCCTTGGTGGCCTACGCGGAGGAGGCCCCCATCCTCCGCCGCTACTGGCGAAGCGTCTTCGGAGTACGCCTGACTAGAAGCGTCGCTCTCGTAGTACCGGACCTCCGCGGCGTCCTGGCGGCCGTGCTCGCTGGCGCCGGCGCAAGCGTCCTACCCCTGTACCTCTGTGAGCCCGACCTCAAAGCCGGCCGACTCCGCCTACTAGCCGACCCCGAACTCCCACCTCTCAACACCGGCTACCTAGCCATCCGCTCCGACGCCGGCCCCCGCAGCCCCGCCAGCCTCCTAAGAACCATCCTCCTCGAATCCCTGAGTTAACTCCTCAAGCCGCGACCGCAGCATCCTCGGCCGGATGACCTGATAACCGAGCAGGAACAGGTAGAGCGCCACCAACGCAATGCGCCAGCGCGAGCCGTCGAAGATACCGACGATGCTGATGGCCAGGAGAAGGCTCCAGATGATCACCGACCGCAGCCGCCAGCGGCCAAGGAGCTCCAGCTGATGCCTGGCCAGCCGGATCGCCGCAGCACGCACGTTCGGATCAGCCGGAACAGGTCCTCTCCGCAAGGCACGCCCCGCGGCTCGCCGGTCAACTCGTGAGGTGTCCGGCCCTACCGCCCGCACCAAATGCTGCAGCTGCCGCCGTAGGGTGAAAGCCATCGCGATCCCGAAGGCCAACCCGACGACCGCGCCGGAGATCGCAGCACCTCTGAGGCTGTCCCCGTCGCTCCTGCTGATGAACCCCATCGCAGCCCCGAACGGAACACCGGTCACCACACAGATGACCCAGGCCGGAGTCTTCTCCACAGATACGCGCACGCTCAAGGATCACCCACCCAGCCCGATTCGCAGCCTCGGCCGGGCTGTGGTTGCAGGTTGTTGCAGTGGGTCAGGCGGCTTTCTTCTTGCTGGTCTTCTTGGCCGCGGTTTTCTTCGCGGTGGTTTTCTTCGCCGGCGACTTCTTGGCGGCCGCCGTCTTCTTTGCCGTGGTCTTCTTGGTGGTCGTCTTCTTGCCGGAGGCGCGGCGGGAGCGGGCGGCTTCTACGCTGGCTCGGAGGGCGGTGACGAGGTCGGTGGTGGTGGTCGCCTCGGGAGCGTCCTCGCTGACGACGATCTCCTTGCCCTTGCGTTTGTCGGCGACGAGCTTCTTCACGCGTTCGGTGTAGCTGTCCTTGTAGTCGCTCGCCCGCCAGCTGCCGCTCATCGCCTCGACCAGGTCGACGGCCATCGAGAGTTGCTTGCCAGTGGAAGACTTGGCGGGCAGGTCGCCGAGTTCCTCGGCCGGGTCGCGGATCTCGTCGGCGAAGAACATCGTCTCCAGCACGATCACCTTGCCGTCGGCGCGGATCGCGGCCAGGTACTCCTTGCTGCGCATCACGAACGACGCGATGCCGGCCCGGTTCGTCTTGGCCAGCGCGTCCCGCAACAGCCCGTACGACGAAGCGTTCTCGGCATCCGACGGCGCGAGGTAGTAGCTCTTCTGGAAGTGGATCGGGTCGATCTCGTCCAGGTCGACGAACCGGGTGATCTCCAGCGAGCGCGACCGGCCGGGCGCGATGTCGGCCAGCTCCTCCTGCTCGACGATCACGTACTCGCCGCCGCCGACGTCATGGCCCTTCACGATCTTCTCGTAGTCGACCTCACGCCCGGTCCGCTCGTTCACCCGCTTGTTCCGGATCCGGTCCGAGGTACCGCGCTGGAACTGGTGGAAGTCGAGGTGATGCTCCTCGGTCGCGGAGTACAGGCCGACCGGCACCGAGACCAGCCCGAAGCTGATGAACCCACTCCAGATCGCGCGCGCCATCTTTCGAATCCCTTCTCACCGGACTTCACTCGCATCCGGTGATCGGGTACCCGTTCAGAGCCGGTTGTATCGCTTCTTCGCCTCGCGGCTGTCCTTCTGCGCCGCGCGAGCCGCCTTGCGAGCCTCATCCAGCTCCTCGCCGACCCGGTGCACCGCCTCCTGCGCCTCGGCCAGCGCATCCCGGGCATCGCTGAGCTGGGTGTCGAGGTCCGCGACAACAGCCTCCGCTGCCTCAGCCGCCGCGACCGCGTCGTCGAGCTCCTTCTTGGCGGCCGCCTTCTCCGCTGCCTCGCGCTCTTCCTCTTCCCGCTCGGCCTTCTCCCGCTTCGCCTTCGCGGCGGCCGACTCGGTCTCCTGCTCAGGCTCCGGTACTTCGGCCTTGGCACGGCGACGGTCTTGAGCACGCTGGCGCCGCTCGTCGGTCAGCGGCGTGACGTTGGACGGCTCCCCGCTCTCGTCCACGACCCCGAACCCGACATGCCGCAGCGCACTGCTGAGCCGAGCCTCGCGGACCGCCTCACCAGCAGCCGGGTCGACCAAACCTGCGTCGAGCGTCTCGCGCAGCTTCTGCCCCACATCCGCGCTGACCTTCTGTCCCTCGCGCTCGGCGAGGCCGGTCGCGGATTTGGACAGCTGGTCGAGGAGCTTGTGCCGCCTCGGGGTCAGCTCCCGCAGCTTCTCACCGTCGAGATCGGCGGTCGCCTGCCGGAACTCGTCACCCAGCGCGAGCAGATCGTCGATCTCGTCCGGCAGTTCCCGGGCGAGCAGATTCGTCAGCCAGGCGGCGACGGTCGGCTTGCGCAGCGCCTTCAGCCGGGTCGAACCGAGCTGATCGCCGTCGGCTTTCAGTTGTTTCGCCAGCTCGTTGCGCCGGGAAATGAAGTCGGCCGACGGCGCTGCATAGAGCGCGTCGGCCGCCTCATCGAAGTCCACACCCCGACGCTACCCGAACAAACGGTCGCGATCAGGGCATTGCTGTGTCAGTCCTTGAAGGCGTCCTTGACCTTCTCGCCGGCCTGCTTCAGATCCGCTGTGGACTGGTCTACCTGGCCCTCGGCCTGCAGGTCCTCGTTGTCCGTCGCGTCGCCGGTCTTCTCCTTGATCTTGCCCTTGGCTTCCTCGGCCGCGTTCTTGAGCTTGTCTCCGATACCCATCGGGTCTCTCCTCTGTCGCTGCGAATCGGACCCACCCCCGGTGCCCCGCGATCCGAGACCTAACCAGCGACCTCTTGTAATCGTTTACGTAAGCGATTACAAAGCAGCTATGCGCGTGACTGTCCCGGCCCTCGCGGCCGCTCTCCTGGTCAACTTCCTGCTGCCGTCAGCCGGTCCCACGACGTCGCCCAAGGCGCCTGAGCCAGGCACGATCACCGCCGCGAGCCTCCACTCGAGCACGCTCGGTGAAGACCTCGCCTACAACGTGTATCTCCCAGCCGGGTACGCCGCTACGACCACGCGCTACCCAGTCCTCTACCTGCTGCACGGCCGCGGCGACTCGATGGCCGCGTGGACCCAGGTGAAAGGCCGGCTGGACTCCATGATCGCGGACGGTGAGATCCCACCGACGATTGCGATCATGCCGGATGCGCCGTGGAGTAGCAGGGCGAGCTACTACGTCGATTCGGCGTACAAGGGCAAGGACCCAGGCCGCCCAGTCGAGACGGCGCTGATCCACGACCTTGTGCCGCACGTGGACGCGACATACCGGACGATCACCGACCGGACGGGGCGGGCGATCGCCGGGTACTCGATGGGTGGGTCGGGCGCGTTGCGGTACTCGATGGTCTATCCGGAACTGTTCGGTGCCGCGATCGCGCTCAGTCCGGCGGTGTACTCGCCGCAACCGCCGAAGGACTCGAGCGCGCGAGAATTCGGTGCCTATGGCAAGGGTAAAGACACGTTCAGCGAGGCGGTCTACCGGAAGCTGAACTATCCGGCGGCGTTCAAGACCTTTGCCAGCAAGGGACTGACATCACACCTGTTCATTGCCGTGGGCGACGATGAGTACAAGAACCCGAAGCCCAAGGACTACCAGCACGACCTCGACTTCGAGGCGCATGTGGTGTTCAACCAGGCGGTCCGGGTGCCGGGGCTGACCAGCGAGTTCCGGGTCGTCAACGGCGGGCATGACTGGGACGTGTGGGGGCCGACCTTCGCCGAAGGCGCGAAGTACATCTTCCAGACCATCGGCAAGCCACCCGTGACGCCGATGAAGGCTGCGCTGTCCGGTACGCCGGGGGAGGATCGCGCGGGTGGAGTCGCGGTCGACGAGGCGGGCAACAGTTATGAGGCGATCGCCGCCGAGGGGGCGGTCGAGGGGCAGCCGTACGCCGGGGGCAAGGACGTGGCGCTGACGAAGTACGGGCCGGATGGCGGGCGGGTGTGGACGCGTGAGTTCGGGACGGTGGGGACCGAGCGCGCGTATGGGGTGGTGCTGGATTCGCAGGGGCGGCCGACCGTTGTGGGGTACACGACGGGGAGTGGGTCGGATGATGCGTTCGTGGCGCAGTACGACGTACAGGGGAATCAGCGGTGGTTCACGAAGCTGGGGACGGCGGCTGCAGATCGCGGGTATGCGGTGGCGGCGGATGCCGACGGGTCGATCTATCTCGGTGGTTATACGAAGGGTGAGTTGGGTGGGGTGAATGCGGGGGACAAGGACGTGTTCCTCGCGAAGTTGGATGCTGAGGGCAAGCAGGTTTGGGTGCGGCAGTTCGGCAGCGCCGGCGAGGAGAAGGGGATGGCGCTGGCGGTGAGCGGCGATGGCGTCTACCTCGCGGGCATGACGGCGGGGGCGTTGGGCTCACCTGTGGGAGATGTCGATGGGTTCGTCGCGCGGTTTGATCGCGACGGGAATCGCTTGTGGGTAAAGCAGTTGGGGACCGAGCAGGCGGATGAGTTCTGGGCGATGACGGCTGACGGGGCTGGTGGGGTGCTGCTCACGGGCTACACCGCGGGTTCCTTTGCAAGTGACCTGGTGGGCGACAAGGACCTCATCGTCGCGCGAGTTGATCCGGATGGTGCGGTGGTGTGGAAGGACCAGCTCGGCACTTCGGGGAACGACAAGGGCGCGGCGATCGCGCGGGATGAGACCGGGTTTGTCGTTGCTGGGTTCACGGATGGGGCGCTGGGGAATGCGGTGGGGAAGTTCGATGCGGTGCTGGTGCGGTACCGGGCTGATCAGACGCGTGGGTCGTTTGAGCAGTTCGGCACGACTGAGGATGACGGCGCGGATGCGTTCGCCGAGGCCAACCTGTTCGTGGCGAGCCGGCACGGCACGGCTTATGTGTCCGGCCTGACGGCAGGCGATACCGCTGATCAGCAGGCGATCGGCAACGGGGACGTGTTCCGGATCAACTTTGCGGGCTAGGCCTGTCGAGTGGGACCGTGAGGTCCTTACGAAGGCGGTCGAGGATGCCGCGGAGGAGACGGGAGACCTGCATCTGGCTCACGCCCAGTTCGTTGCCGATCTCTTCCTGGGTGAGGCCGCCGCAGAAGCGGAGGGCGAGGATCTGGCGGTCGCGGTCGTCGAGGTCGGAGACGGCCGGCGCGAGGGTACGGACGTTCTCGACGAGTTCATAGCCCTGTTCGGAGTCGGCGACCGTGTCGACCAGGCGCGCTCCGTTGTCGGCCGCCGCCGGGGCGTCGAGTGAGAGCGTGTTGAAGCAGCCACGGACCGACGCCGCTTCGGCGACCTCGCCAGGGTCGGTGCCCAAGGCATCGGCCGTCTCCTGGTCGGTCGGGAGGTGGCCGAGTTGCTGGGTCAGCTCGGGCTCGGCGGCCGCGATGGACCCTTGCATCTCCTGGACCCGGCGCGGCGGGCGGACGACCCAGGCGCAGTCGCGGAAGTAGCGTTTCAGCTCACCGCGGATCGTCGGCACGGCGTACGCGAGAAAGGCCGTCGACGCGTCGGG
This region includes:
- a CDS encoding type 1 glutamine amidotransferase domain-containing protein; the protein is MTRVLIALTSHSQLGDTGRSTGFYAGEAAEPWTVFKNAGYDVDLVSVAGGKPPVDGADEADPDQKQFFAEADVEHTKTAAELTATDYDAIFYAGGHGAMWDFPGAKELASLAAGIYENGGVVAAVCHGPAGLVELKLSDGSYLIDGKNVAGFTNSEENAVGLTEVVPFLLADELTARGAIHHPAADFTDQVVTDGRLVTGQNPASARSTATAVTAVLDKN
- a CDS encoding LysR family transcriptional regulator, yielding MTISLDLLRSFLAIHRAGSITAGAEQLGLSQPTVTAHLQALETAVGRPLFERRARGVLATAAGDELARRIADPIDTLQGLVVDELDEPVAATVHLGGPADYISHQVLPALAGRLADGLVLRTRFGLPDELLAGLLDRSLDVVISSVRPRRPGVQVTPLYDETFALVAAPRWYSGTPVSAPDQLRHIPLVAYAEEAPILRRYWRSVFGVRLTRSVALVVPDLRGVLAAVLAGAGASVLPLYLCEPDLKAGRLRLLADPELPPLNTGYLAIRSDAGPRSPASLLRTILLESLS
- the ku gene encoding non-homologous end joining protein Ku; the encoded protein is MARAIWSGFISFGLVSVPVGLYSATEEHHLDFHQFQRGTSDRIRNKRVNERTGREVDYEKIVKGHDVGGGEYVIVEQEELADIAPGRSRSLEITRFVDLDEIDPIHFQKSYYLAPSDAENASSYGLLRDALAKTNRAGIASFVMRSKEYLAAIRADGKVIVLETMFFADEIRDPAEELGDLPAKSSTGKQLSMAVDLVEAMSGSWRASDYKDSYTERVKKLVADKRKGKEIVVSEDAPEATTTTDLVTALRASVEAARSRRASGKKTTTKKTTAKKTAAAKKSPAKKTTAKKTAAKKTSKKKAA
- a CDS encoding CsbD family protein gives rise to the protein MGIGDKLKNAAEEAKGKIKEKTGDATDNEDLQAEGQVDQSTADLKQAGEKVKDAFKD
- a CDS encoding alpha/beta hydrolase-fold protein, translating into MRVTVPALAAALLVNFLLPSAGPTTSPKAPEPGTITAASLHSSTLGEDLAYNVYLPAGYAATTTRYPVLYLLHGRGDSMAAWTQVKGRLDSMIADGEIPPTIAIMPDAPWSSRASYYVDSAYKGKDPGRPVETALIHDLVPHVDATYRTITDRTGRAIAGYSMGGSGALRYSMVYPELFGAAIALSPAVYSPQPPKDSSAREFGAYGKGKDTFSEAVYRKLNYPAAFKTFASKGLTSHLFIAVGDDEYKNPKPKDYQHDLDFEAHVVFNQAVRVPGLTSEFRVVNGGHDWDVWGPTFAEGAKYIFQTIGKPPVTPMKAALSGTPGEDRAGGVAVDEAGNSYEAIAAEGAVEGQPYAGGKDVALTKYGPDGGRVWTREFGTVGTERAYGVVLDSQGRPTVVGYTTGSGSDDAFVAQYDVQGNQRWFTKLGTAAADRGYAVAADADGSIYLGGYTKGELGGVNAGDKDVFLAKLDAEGKQVWVRQFGSAGEEKGMALAVSGDGVYLAGMTAGALGSPVGDVDGFVARFDRDGNRLWVKQLGTEQADEFWAMTADGAGGVLLTGYTAGSFASDLVGDKDLIVARVDPDGAVVWKDQLGTSGNDKGAAIARDETGFVVAGFTDGALGNAVGKFDAVLVRYRADQTRGSFEQFGTTEDDGADAFAEANLFVASRHGTAYVSGLTAGDTADQQAIGNGDVFRINFAG
- a CDS encoding sigma-70 family RNA polymerase sigma factor, yielding MTTAAVRSTESRSTESQTLIADSTHDLLTEADGVADPRRQQLLDEVIILNAPVARSIAARYRRKGVDSDDLEQVAYLGLVKAANGYRPDASTAFLAYAVPTIRGELKRYFRDCAWVVRPPRRVQEMQGSIAAAEPELTQQLGHLPTDQETADALGTDPGEVAEAASVRGCFNTLSLDAPAAADNGARLVDTVADSEQGYELVENVRTLAPAVSDLDDRDRQILALRFCGGLTQEEIGNELGVSQMQVSRLLRGILDRLRKDLTVPLDRPSPQS